In one window of Poriferisphaera corsica DNA:
- the hisG gene encoding ATP phosphoribosyltransferase — MSENQDKMLKIGIPKGSLQDATVDLFARAGYGVRVPSRSYIPEIDDDQISGVLFRAQEMSRYVEDGVVDMGITGHDWVIENNSDVVEVCELKYSKATSKPARWVLAVAEESGIDKVEDLEGKIIATELPETTKRFFAEKGVNAKVEFSWGATEVKARLVDGIVDVTETGSSLRANKLKVLAELLSSTTRLIANKDAWNNPWKRQKIEDLALLLQGAIAAKSKVGLKMNVEKTNLDAVLQLLPSEQSPTVNQLADNAWVAIEVIVDIKIEREIVPQLMRAGAKAIFSYPLNKVIP; from the coding sequence ATGAGTGAGAATCAAGACAAGATGTTGAAGATCGGCATCCCCAAGGGGAGTCTTCAAGATGCAACCGTCGATCTGTTTGCACGTGCAGGTTATGGGGTTCGAGTGCCTAGCAGGTCCTATATCCCTGAGATCGACGATGATCAGATCAGCGGCGTTCTGTTCCGTGCTCAAGAGATGAGCCGATATGTAGAAGACGGTGTGGTGGACATGGGAATTACCGGCCACGACTGGGTTATTGAGAATAATTCGGACGTCGTCGAAGTTTGTGAATTGAAGTATTCCAAGGCAACCAGCAAGCCTGCTCGTTGGGTGCTGGCAGTCGCTGAGGAAAGCGGCATCGATAAGGTTGAGGATCTTGAAGGCAAGATCATTGCAACCGAATTACCTGAAACGACCAAACGCTTCTTTGCAGAAAAAGGCGTGAACGCCAAGGTCGAGTTCAGTTGGGGTGCAACTGAAGTGAAGGCACGTCTTGTTGACGGTATCGTCGACGTGACTGAGACCGGCTCTTCACTTCGTGCGAACAAACTAAAAGTGTTGGCAGAACTTTTAAGCTCGACCACACGTCTGATTGCTAACAAGGATGCATGGAATAATCCTTGGAAGCGTCAGAAGATCGAAGATTTGGCATTGCTTCTTCAAGGGGCAATCGCAGCCAAGTCCAAGGTCGGACTGAAAATGAATGTTGAGAAAACGAACCTGGATGCTGTATTGCAATTGCTGCCTTCGGAGCAGTCGCCAACGGTGAACCAGCTTGCAGATAATGCGTGGGTTGCGATCGAAGTGATCGTTGACATTAAGATCGAACGTGAGATCGTTCCACAACTGATGCGAGCCGGTGCAAAAGCGATATTCAGCTATCCGCTGAACAAAGTAATCCCCTGA
- the rbfA gene encoding 30S ribosome-binding factor RbfA gives MSHKIAQIQSELNKAISKVLQTKISDPRIRGMISITRMKVTKDMKQALVHVSVLPKEYQNLTVDGLNHARVHIQHLVRNEVALRIVPHFEFRLDESLKKQAEIFTAINEGMEKTSENEEENGVEDVVEQDETGEQAE, from the coding sequence ATGTCGCACAAGATTGCACAGATTCAGTCAGAGCTGAATAAAGCCATTTCGAAGGTTCTTCAGACGAAGATTTCTGATCCGCGTATTCGTGGGATGATTAGTATCACACGGATGAAGGTGACGAAGGACATGAAGCAGGCATTGGTGCATGTGTCAGTTTTGCCGAAGGAGTATCAGAACCTGACGGTGGACGGTTTGAATCATGCTCGCGTGCATATTCAGCACTTAGTACGGAATGAAGTGGCGCTTCGGATCGTGCCACACTTTGAGTTTCGACTGGATGAGAGCTTGAAAAAGCAGGCAGAGATTTTTACGGCGATCAATGAGGGGATGGAAAAAACTTCTGAAAACGAAGAGGAAAATGGGGTTGAGGACGTGGTTGAACAGGATGAGACAGGGGAACAGGCTGAGTGA
- the rpsT gene encoding 30S ribosomal protein S20 has translation MAHSLSAKKRIRQNIRSRAVNRWRKRSYREAIKEYHELILHGSVEQCEAKLTEIYKVLDQTASTSAMHKKTASRYKGRLAVKLNKKKAA, from the coding sequence ATGGCCCACTCACTGAGTGCCAAAAAGCGCATCCGCCAAAATATCCGTAGCCGCGCAGTCAACCGCTGGCGCAAGCGTTCATACCGTGAAGCAATCAAAGAGTACCACGAACTCATCCTCCACGGCTCAGTCGAACAGTGCGAAGCGAAACTCACCGAGATCTACAAGGTTCTCGACCAGACCGCTTCCACCTCAGCGATGCACAAAAAGACCGCCTCACGCTACAAAGGCCGTCTCGCTGTTAAGCTCAACAAGAAAAAAGCTGCCTAA
- a CDS encoding DUF503 domain-containing protein: MLQVELVVDGSTSLKDKRRVVKSLKDRLHREHQVSVAEVGMQDSMTTAVLGIVMAASDVKYAQGAMDKLVDKIMAGRGYYVQDHNLELLTGQ, encoded by the coding sequence GTGCTTCAAGTTGAACTGGTCGTAGACGGATCGACGTCGCTGAAAGATAAGCGGCGTGTGGTGAAGAGTCTGAAAGATCGTCTTCACCGTGAGCATCAGGTTTCAGTTGCTGAAGTGGGTATGCAGGACAGCATGACAACGGCGGTACTTGGGATCGTGATGGCAGCGAGTGATGTGAAGTATGCGCAGGGTGCTATGGACAAGCTCGTGGACAAAATTATGGCGGGGCGAGGTTACTACGTCCAGGATCATAACCTGGAACTGTTGACAGGGCAGTGA
- the nusA gene encoding transcription termination factor NusA: protein MNSSEMLRLIDSISRERNVDKDALFADIEQAMVSAARKHFNTEGTEEFRSEVDRLTGQIRLWHEEEEIDLAELGRIPAQTAKQVMIQRFREDERSSIYNEFADRVGELVTGMAQRYEGGALVAQIGRAEGFMPRSEQIPGEQHQAGERVRCLILDVRESGNQVKIVLSRASTEFIRRLFEVEVPEVSERIIEIKAMSREPGHRTKIAVSSIDSKVDAVGACVGVRGSRIKNIVDELGGEKIDIVRWNESSQILIQNALKPAEVVEISLCFELGRATVVVADDQLSLAIGKRGQNVRLAARLTNWDIDILTPPEYTKNLDAMETCLRTVEGMDDTTIDKLAALGVISVFDIEEVGGEYLAEQLAIESELAEKMVDASIERGKTLSEEQAKEKDAAAKRKASEQDEISSMPGAAQAAAILGDLVTPAPETAPESTPESISENAPEDEAAPTEEAAGEAEVTAEVEEEAEEAPKTPETPAADEGGSIVDMLEKQHEDAATGEAEASEEEKAE, encoded by the coding sequence ATGAACTCTAGTGAAATGCTACGACTGATTGATTCGATCTCACGTGAAAGAAACGTGGATAAGGATGCTTTGTTTGCTGATATTGAGCAAGCGATGGTGAGTGCTGCACGTAAGCACTTCAATACAGAGGGTACAGAAGAGTTTCGTAGTGAGGTTGACCGGTTGACGGGGCAGATTCGGTTGTGGCATGAAGAAGAAGAAATCGATCTTGCGGAGCTTGGCCGAATTCCGGCACAGACCGCGAAGCAGGTGATGATCCAGCGATTCCGTGAGGACGAGCGTTCGAGCATCTATAACGAGTTTGCTGACCGAGTTGGCGAATTGGTGACGGGTATGGCTCAGCGTTATGAGGGTGGGGCGCTTGTGGCACAGATTGGTCGTGCGGAAGGTTTTATGCCGCGCAGCGAGCAGATACCGGGAGAGCAGCATCAGGCAGGTGAGCGCGTGCGTTGTTTGATCTTGGATGTTCGCGAGAGCGGCAATCAGGTGAAGATCGTGCTGAGCCGTGCTTCGACTGAGTTTATTCGCAGACTGTTTGAGGTTGAAGTGCCAGAGGTTAGCGAGCGAATTATTGAGATTAAGGCGATGAGCCGCGAGCCGGGTCACCGCACGAAGATTGCGGTGAGTTCGATTGACTCGAAGGTTGATGCGGTGGGTGCGTGCGTTGGCGTGCGTGGTAGTCGCATTAAGAACATCGTTGATGAATTGGGTGGTGAAAAGATTGATATTGTGCGTTGGAATGAGTCGAGCCAAATCTTGATTCAGAACGCATTGAAGCCTGCAGAGGTTGTTGAGATTTCGCTGTGCTTTGAGCTTGGTCGTGCGACGGTTGTTGTTGCAGATGATCAGTTGTCGCTGGCGATTGGTAAGCGTGGCCAGAACGTGCGTTTGGCTGCAAGACTGACGAACTGGGACATTGATATTCTGACGCCTCCTGAATACACGAAGAACTTGGATGCGATGGAAACATGCTTGCGAACAGTTGAAGGCATGGATGATACGACGATTGATAAGCTGGCTGCACTTGGTGTGATCAGTGTGTTTGATATTGAAGAGGTGGGTGGTGAATATCTTGCTGAGCAGCTGGCGATTGAGTCCGAGCTTGCTGAGAAGATGGTTGACGCTTCGATTGAGCGTGGCAAGACATTGAGCGAAGAGCAGGCGAAGGAGAAGGATGCTGCGGCGAAGCGTAAGGCTTCGGAGCAGGATGAGATCTCGAGTATGCCAGGCGCTGCTCAGGCTGCTGCGATTTTGGGTGATCTGGTGACGCCAGCTCCCGAAACTGCTCCTGAAAGCACCCCGGAAAGTATTTCTGAGAATGCTCCAGAAGATGAAGCTGCTCCCACAGAGGAAGCAGCTGGGGAAGCTGAAGTGACTGCTGAGGTTGAGGAGGAGGCTGAAGAGGCTCCAAAGACTCCAGAAACACCTGCGGCAGACGAAGGTGGCAGTATTGTTGATATGCTCGAAAAACAGCATGAAGATGCGGCGACTGGTGAGGCGGAAGCTTCAGAAGAAGAAAAAGCAGAGTAA
- a CDS encoding tetratricopeptide repeat protein, with protein MNRPKTGLIAVSAMFGVIASCGVLPAGEGTIKTPAATKPEKAEVSSPEAAQSYQRMASKSGGREVTVPNGLIAERIAPIASFDEKAQLTIEQVIQRVALPKYLQELQEQGQGYSAIQTDTESDTNQVIESDESLDVYKHLWEGSETLTWAEDLEDVVTVEVGDVDVPESVKSEPSLEATIAYEKGMEAWLSRDYENAQKFFLQAYKIEPDNIPIIRQMGWVSMLNPANRARGVRFFKRVLKQNPGDVEAMHWVGWYEMEEGNWDTAIALLGRVYQKLSSGEVKADGAMLPLTQHYLASAMRRGGYLYAASDMLEGFLVSPKRVNARTLYGQRLMFVGRQIGLVWLAAGDLRNQLNEPEAALAMYEQGMQYGLRQNEQLRLRLAYTKLRLDDETGALSQISGILRQKKPQADHQQIVDWVIDAGVERDDLIARLLEVYNESNQQDDQLAIVISETYQDTRGKLLLVEHLKNNPENEVVYEHLLRQWVYVDVEDKSRNVSKYDHEVRVREGLNICLLAMEGAPNKAGEYARMMLTYVGDWNQVEHVIDAMSEEDRLRAEVQVIYGLSKAAKADMPSASVAFENAFNKAPELMVARLELTKMMLVMRRYNRATELLDGAPQSNRHSSEVVQLRARMFEQQSKMKKALEIYQTALDSGNNDVDILLGKADIQVRMGLVKPCEQTLLDAVSAHPKSEKLYAAVFKLYEQRALELGDMKSRYQRILTRLMSSLPNSRLARMKRGEIAGAQGDIKTGERLLRELLADYPQDIEVMGRLIQVYMRDNQVENATAFIEQQAVIYAANPAVLKLAADYFKSIKNMEKVFVYTEKMIRLEPTNHARDLQLASLYVAWKKDLEAAAILGRMIADPSLEQPHVIAGMLWSALHRVDMEGQGDDEMKAAIVRFPKQAADIAFQWSLLVDSVGNEGKSEQLMLEVLKINPDHGPVNNQLGYRWVMRGENLEEAKSMIERALKVEPENGAYMDSLGWAYYKLEQYEDAVVWLEKATQSTDGEYPVIQSHLGDAYWELGRKGDAVRVWEKARLKLENEAGKYRPELDPELNGLQDMLGQKILKAGE; from the coding sequence ATGAATAGACCAAAGACTGGGTTGATTGCAGTATCGGCAATGTTTGGCGTGATCGCTTCTTGTGGGGTACTGCCTGCTGGCGAGGGAACGATTAAGACCCCGGCTGCAACCAAGCCTGAAAAAGCTGAAGTGAGCAGCCCAGAAGCTGCGCAGTCTTATCAGCGGATGGCGAGTAAGTCAGGTGGCCGCGAGGTTACTGTTCCTAACGGTCTTATTGCTGAGCGTATTGCGCCGATCGCATCTTTCGATGAAAAAGCGCAGCTAACAATTGAACAAGTAATCCAACGAGTAGCTCTGCCTAAATACCTGCAGGAATTGCAGGAACAAGGGCAGGGCTATTCTGCTATCCAGACCGATACAGAATCTGATACTAATCAGGTGATAGAATCGGATGAGTCACTGGATGTATATAAACACCTCTGGGAGGGAAGTGAAACACTCACTTGGGCCGAAGACTTGGAGGATGTGGTCACGGTTGAGGTGGGTGACGTTGATGTGCCTGAGAGTGTTAAGAGCGAGCCATCTCTCGAAGCAACGATCGCGTATGAAAAGGGGATGGAAGCATGGTTGAGCCGGGATTATGAAAACGCTCAGAAGTTTTTCCTGCAAGCCTACAAAATTGAACCCGACAATATCCCAATCATTCGTCAGATGGGTTGGGTTAGTATGCTCAATCCTGCCAACCGGGCTAGGGGTGTACGATTTTTTAAGCGCGTGCTTAAGCAGAATCCGGGCGATGTTGAGGCAATGCATTGGGTTGGCTGGTATGAAATGGAAGAGGGGAATTGGGATACCGCAATCGCTTTGCTCGGGCGGGTATATCAGAAATTAAGCAGCGGAGAAGTGAAAGCTGACGGGGCAATGCTGCCGCTGACTCAACACTACCTAGCTTCTGCAATGAGGCGTGGCGGGTATCTCTATGCAGCCAGCGATATGCTTGAAGGATTTCTTGTATCACCCAAGCGGGTGAATGCGAGGACACTGTATGGCCAGAGATTGATGTTTGTGGGCAGGCAGATCGGATTGGTTTGGCTTGCGGCAGGTGATTTACGCAATCAACTCAATGAGCCAGAAGCGGCGCTTGCGATGTATGAGCAGGGGATGCAATACGGCTTACGGCAAAATGAACAACTCAGACTACGACTGGCCTATACAAAGCTTCGGTTAGATGACGAAACAGGCGCACTTAGTCAAATTTCAGGCATATTGCGTCAAAAAAAACCGCAAGCAGATCACCAGCAGATTGTGGATTGGGTCATTGATGCAGGTGTTGAGCGTGATGATTTGATTGCTCGTTTGCTGGAAGTCTACAACGAATCGAATCAACAGGATGACCAGTTAGCAATTGTCATCAGCGAGACCTATCAGGATACCCGAGGCAAGTTATTACTGGTCGAACATCTGAAAAATAACCCAGAAAACGAAGTGGTTTATGAGCATCTTCTGCGGCAATGGGTTTATGTGGATGTCGAAGATAAGTCGAGAAATGTCAGCAAATACGATCATGAGGTACGTGTCCGTGAAGGGCTCAATATCTGTCTGCTTGCGATGGAGGGTGCGCCCAATAAGGCAGGTGAGTATGCACGCATGATGCTTACGTATGTTGGTGATTGGAATCAGGTTGAGCACGTCATTGATGCAATGAGTGAAGAGGATCGTTTACGTGCGGAAGTGCAGGTTATCTACGGCCTCTCAAAAGCTGCAAAGGCAGATATGCCCAGCGCAAGTGTCGCCTTTGAAAATGCTTTCAATAAAGCGCCAGAATTAATGGTCGCTCGCCTCGAATTAACCAAGATGATGCTTGTCATGCGGCGGTACAACCGGGCTACTGAATTACTTGATGGCGCCCCACAATCGAACCGGCATAGTTCTGAAGTTGTTCAATTGCGTGCAAGGATGTTTGAGCAGCAAAGCAAGATGAAGAAGGCGCTGGAGATCTATCAGACCGCGCTTGATTCGGGTAACAACGATGTAGATATCCTGCTCGGCAAAGCTGATATACAAGTGAGGATGGGACTTGTAAAACCTTGTGAACAAACCTTACTTGATGCTGTAAGTGCTCATCCTAAATCAGAGAAACTCTATGCCGCGGTGTTCAAACTCTACGAGCAACGTGCACTTGAGTTGGGTGATATGAAATCGCGATATCAACGGATTCTCACGCGTTTGATGAGCTCTCTGCCTAATAGTCGATTAGCTCGTATGAAGCGTGGTGAAATTGCTGGGGCGCAGGGCGATATCAAAACAGGTGAACGGCTTCTTCGTGAATTACTTGCAGATTATCCGCAAGATATCGAGGTGATGGGTAGGCTTATTCAGGTTTACATGCGCGATAATCAAGTCGAAAACGCCACGGCATTTATCGAGCAGCAAGCCGTGATTTATGCGGCAAATCCAGCAGTTCTCAAGCTGGCCGCAGATTACTTCAAATCGATCAAGAACATGGAGAAGGTATTTGTTTATACCGAGAAGATGATCCGTTTGGAGCCAACCAATCACGCGCGTGATCTGCAATTGGCTTCACTCTATGTAGCATGGAAAAAAGATCTTGAGGCCGCTGCAATACTAGGTCGCATGATTGCAGATCCATCACTTGAACAGCCGCATGTGATCGCAGGCATGCTTTGGTCCGCTCTGCACCGTGTTGATATGGAAGGGCAGGGCGATGATGAAATGAAGGCCGCGATTGTGCGTTTCCCCAAGCAGGCAGCCGACATCGCATTCCAGTGGTCGTTGCTTGTTGATAGTGTTGGCAACGAAGGCAAATCAGAGCAGCTGATGCTTGAAGTGCTCAAGATCAATCCGGATCATGGGCCTGTCAATAACCAATTGGGGTATCGTTGGGTGATGCGGGGCGAGAACCTCGAAGAAGCCAAATCGATGATCGAGCGAGCTCTGAAAGTTGAGCCAGAAAATGGCGCATATATGGACTCGCTAGGTTGGGCTTACTACAAGCTTGAGCAGTATGAAGATGCGGTCGTTTGGCTTGAGAAGGCAACACAGAGTACCGATGGCGAGTATCCGGTGATTCAAAGTCATTTGGGTGACGCGTATTGGGAGCTTGGCCGCAAGGGTGACGCTGTGCGAGTGTGGGAGAAGGCCCGTCTCAAGCTTGAAAACGAAGCTGGCAAATATCGTCCGGAGCTTGATCCGGAATTGAATGGCTTGCAGGATATGCTCGGTCAGAAGATCCTAAAAGCGGGTGAATAA
- the infB gene encoding translation initiation factor IF-2 translates to MAKAKRVFELAKELGVKSKAIVDKCQAEGVPGITNHMSTVKLGLAETVRQWFSGAAAATDRTAVETAEKVDLEKVKAPARKKAKPLKAVEPKAAKAVPTEAPAAVVKEAEPVVVEKVEAVAEAKAEVVAEIQAEEPVVVEEKVEKKEPPKKVEKVVEPKVEEEAEKRPEKPAVVTPEQIAGKAKAKPKIVEEKKVQKKKGEDKKPVVKGPTKVAKVSGPRVVKALGKVNVPDRPEIIKPVGQMMEKPKQVALKGPKVIRVEKPEPVVQRPPRGQGGGGPRRGGGGGGGPRGPMGGGGGGQRGPRGGGGVQMPPMDMGSVEGISRSRGPARGRGAGAGAGGPGQGGGGPQRGGKGGGPGGGRRGMNQRRGRSGSAALPSGPSKFSQADMEELDARLKGASGFMKQRRRDLNKRGQAIAQTPAMIGGKVEIAEPITIKSFSAATGIKGAEIMKYLFAKGIMATINSAIDTEAAMEVALEYDIELEVKEMETAEQTLVKQFEGREKVDVKGRPPVVTVLGHVDHGKTSLLDRIRQADVAAHEAGGITQHVGAYRVTIKGSDASDKTVVFLDTPGHEAFTSMRARGAGMTDMVVLVVAADDGCMPQTIESINHSKAAGVPVVVALNKCDTPQATPENIQKIYGQLAEHGLNPTEWGGETEIIKTSAITGEGVEDLIEILDYQAELLSLTADYGGPARGTVVEAEMQTGRGSVARVLLQEGQMKVGSYINIGRAFGRVRDMTDDKGISLKSAGPATPLELSGIDILPDAGDKFYVTDSLQQAEQVAQQYRDAERMQMLAAQTKVTLDNFASAIKEGQKQDLRVVLKADVQGTLHVLRDSLEKLSNDEVQVKVLHSAVGGVTESDVVLADASDAIIIGFHVTITPAVREIAEARKVDVRLYRVLYELTDEVKQALEGMLAPEKKEEQVGVAEVKEAFKISKLGMVAGCVVEDGSMRKDCKARVTRNGVVVIDERDIESIRRVKDEVKEVRAGTECGIRLVGFEDIKSGDRIECYRVIEVKRKLELN, encoded by the coding sequence TTGGCAAAAGCCAAGCGCGTATTTGAGCTCGCCAAGGAACTTGGCGTAAAGAGCAAAGCGATCGTTGATAAGTGTCAGGCCGAGGGCGTGCCGGGCATAACGAATCATATGTCAACGGTGAAGCTGGGCTTGGCGGAGACAGTTCGCCAGTGGTTCAGTGGAGCAGCAGCTGCGACTGATCGAACAGCCGTTGAGACGGCTGAGAAGGTTGACCTTGAGAAGGTTAAAGCCCCTGCGCGTAAGAAGGCGAAGCCATTGAAGGCAGTTGAGCCTAAGGCGGCGAAGGCCGTCCCAACAGAAGCTCCAGCAGCGGTGGTGAAGGAAGCTGAACCCGTTGTGGTTGAGAAGGTTGAGGCAGTAGCTGAAGCGAAAGCTGAGGTTGTTGCCGAGATCCAGGCTGAAGAGCCAGTGGTTGTTGAGGAGAAGGTTGAGAAGAAAGAGCCGCCGAAGAAGGTGGAGAAGGTGGTCGAGCCTAAGGTTGAAGAGGAAGCTGAGAAGCGTCCTGAGAAGCCAGCGGTCGTGACACCAGAACAGATTGCGGGCAAGGCGAAAGCGAAGCCCAAGATTGTGGAAGAGAAGAAAGTCCAGAAGAAAAAGGGCGAGGATAAGAAGCCTGTGGTGAAGGGGCCAACGAAGGTCGCAAAGGTGAGTGGTCCTCGCGTCGTGAAGGCGTTGGGTAAGGTGAATGTGCCTGACCGTCCGGAGATCATTAAGCCAGTTGGTCAGATGATGGAGAAACCGAAGCAGGTAGCTCTGAAGGGACCGAAGGTTATCCGTGTTGAGAAGCCTGAACCAGTGGTTCAGCGTCCTCCACGTGGCCAAGGTGGTGGCGGTCCTCGTCGCGGCGGTGGCGGCGGTGGTGGTCCACGTGGCCCAATGGGCGGCGGTGGCGGTGGGCAAAGAGGCCCACGCGGCGGCGGTGGTGTTCAGATGCCACCGATGGACATGGGTTCAGTTGAAGGAATCTCACGATCACGTGGTCCGGCACGCGGACGTGGTGCTGGCGCTGGTGCTGGTGGCCCGGGCCAAGGTGGTGGCGGTCCACAGCGTGGCGGTAAAGGCGGCGGTCCAGGTGGCGGTCGTCGCGGTATGAATCAACGTCGTGGACGTAGTGGTTCGGCTGCATTGCCATCGGGTCCAAGTAAATTTTCGCAAGCGGATATGGAAGAACTGGATGCACGGCTGAAAGGTGCATCGGGTTTCATGAAGCAACGTCGTCGTGACTTGAATAAGCGCGGCCAAGCGATTGCTCAGACGCCAGCGATGATCGGCGGCAAGGTTGAAATTGCTGAGCCAATTACGATTAAGAGTTTCAGTGCTGCGACCGGTATTAAGGGCGCAGAAATCATGAAATACTTGTTCGCTAAGGGCATCATGGCGACGATCAACTCGGCGATTGATACTGAGGCAGCGATGGAAGTTGCGCTTGAGTACGACATCGAGTTGGAAGTGAAGGAAATGGAGACTGCTGAGCAGACACTTGTGAAGCAGTTTGAAGGTCGTGAGAAGGTTGATGTTAAAGGCCGTCCGCCAGTGGTTACCGTGCTCGGTCACGTTGACCATGGTAAGACGAGCTTGCTCGACCGAATTCGTCAGGCAGACGTTGCAGCACACGAAGCTGGTGGTATTACCCAGCACGTTGGTGCGTACCGTGTGACGATCAAGGGTTCGGATGCTAGTGATAAGACGGTTGTGTTCCTGGATACGCCGGGTCACGAAGCGTTTACATCAATGCGTGCACGCGGTGCTGGTATGACTGACATGGTTGTATTGGTTGTTGCGGCAGACGACGGTTGTATGCCTCAGACGATTGAGTCGATCAATCACTCGAAGGCAGCAGGTGTGCCGGTGGTCGTTGCTCTGAACAAGTGCGATACGCCACAGGCAACACCAGAGAATATTCAGAAAATTTACGGCCAACTTGCTGAGCATGGACTTAACCCAACTGAGTGGGGTGGCGAAACTGAGATTATTAAGACCAGCGCGATTACCGGCGAAGGTGTTGAGGATCTGATTGAGATTCTTGACTACCAGGCTGAGCTTCTGTCACTGACAGCTGATTACGGCGGCCCTGCGAGGGGTACGGTTGTTGAGGCTGAAATGCAGACGGGCCGCGGTAGTGTTGCGAGAGTGTTGCTGCAGGAAGGCCAAATGAAGGTCGGTTCCTACATCAATATTGGGCGTGCGTTCGGTCGTGTCCGTGACATGACGGATGACAAGGGTATTAGCTTGAAGAGTGCTGGCCCGGCGACACCACTGGAATTGTCCGGTATTGATATCTTGCCGGATGCTGGTGACAAGTTCTATGTAACGGATAGTCTGCAACAAGCAGAGCAGGTTGCACAGCAGTACCGCGATGCGGAACGTATGCAGATGCTCGCGGCTCAGACCAAGGTCACACTCGACAACTTTGCGAGTGCGATTAAGGAAGGCCAAAAGCAGGATCTGCGTGTTGTCTTGAAGGCAGACGTGCAGGGTACCTTGCATGTGCTTCGTGATAGTCTTGAGAAATTGTCAAACGATGAGGTCCAAGTCAAGGTGCTGCACAGTGCTGTTGGCGGCGTGACGGAGTCGGACGTTGTTCTGGCGGATGCATCGGATGCGATTATTATCGGTTTCCATGTGACAATCACGCCGGCGGTTCGTGAAATCGCAGAGGCGCGTAAAGTTGATGTGAGACTTTACCGCGTGCTGTATGAACTGACGGATGAAGTGAAACAGGCACTTGAAGGCATGCTCGCTCCAGAGAAGAAGGAAGAGCAAGTCGGCGTTGCGGAAGTTAAGGAAGCGTTCAAGATTTCGAAGCTTGGCATGGTTGCGGGTTGTGTCGTCGAAGACGGTTCAATGCGGAAAGATTGCAAGGCAAGAGTCACACGTAACGGCGTTGTCGTTATTGATGAACGTGATATCGAGAGTATTCGCCGCGTGAAGGATGAGGTGAAGGAAGTCAGAGCAGGTACCGAGTGTGGTATCAGGCTGGTCGGCTTCGAGGACATCAAGTCCGGCGACCGTATCGAGTGTTACCGCGTCATTGAAGTGAAGCGTAAGCTTGAGCTTAACTAA